The sequence ctAAGCAAATAGATGTTATTAAAATTGTAGTGCAAACCAAAAGGAGAATGTGGGATGATGTTATAAGAAGTATGATAAAGATCTTTCAATTCTTATATCTTAATTTCTTAAAAGGAAATACAGAGCAAGCAGGGACTCAGAGATATCTGcatacccatgttcacagcagcatcatTGATGATAGGCAAagggtggaagcaacccaagtgtccatggaGGGATGAATAAATACACAAACTGTGGTATAAACATTCAATGGCCtattattctgccttaaaaaggaatgaaatcctgttacAGAATATGGCATAGGTGAACTTTGgggatgttatgctaagtgaaataagccagtcataaaaggaaaaatacggTGTAATTCCACTTATACAAgttacctagaatagtcaaattcatagaaacggaaagtagaatggtggtcgGCAGTGGCTGGGGAGTGGGAGGATTGGACAATTGTTGTTCAGtgagtacaaagtttcagttttacaagaggaaaagagttctgtggatgaatgctggtgatggttgtacatgtACTTAATGCCCCTGGACTGTACACTTACATGTGGTTAAGATGGTTCACTTTACGTTACGtaggctgttttttgttttgttttgttttgttttagacagcttctcggtctgtcacccatgctggatgcagtgatgtgatcatggcttactgcagcctcaacctccagggctcaggtgatcctcccacctcagccccgagtagctgggactacaggcatatgccatcatacccagctaatttttaaattattttttgtagaaacaagatctcactctgttgctggtcttcaactcatgggctcaagcagtccttcctcctcggcctcccaaagtactgggattacaggcatgagccatcatgcctagcctGTTATGTACTCTTTACAACAATTTGTTTAAAGGGGAAATGCTAAGCAAATAGAAGATGTTATTAAaattgttggccgggtgcggcggctcacgcctgtaatcccagcactttgggaggccaaggtgggcagatcacgaggtcaggagatcgagaccatcctggccaacatgctgaaaccccgtctctactaaaaatacaaaaaaattagcttggcgtggtggcgcccacctgtagtcctagctactcaggaggctgaggcaggaaaatcgcttgaacccaggaggcagaggttgcagtaagccaagatcacaccactgcactccagcatgggcaacagaaggaggctccgtctcaaaaaaaaaaaaaagttgttgtgCAGGTGCAcacagggtggggggagggagcaCATAATGCCACGCACCCTCTCCCTCGTCCAGCACTGCAGCCTCCTTCTGCAGCTCCTGGTGCTGCTTGTGTGCTCGTTCGGTGAGGACCTGGTACCTCTTTTGTGAAGTGGCAGCTGAGGAGACTCCGGAGCTCGTCATGGCCGGCGAAAAGCCCAAGGAAGGAGTCAAGACTGAGAACAACGATCATATTAATTTGAAGGTGGTGGGGCAGGATGGTTCTGTGGTGCAGTTTAAGATTAAAAggcataggctgggcacggtggctcacgcctgtaatcctagcactttgggaggccgaggcaggcagatcatctgaggtcaggagttcgagacaagacTGGCcgaaatggtgaaatcccatctctactaaaaatacaaaaaaaaaaaaaaaaagccggttgcagtggcacacgcctgtagtcctagctactcaggaggctgaggtaggagaattgcttgaacccaggaggcagaggttgcagtgggccgagatcgcgccattgcactccagccggggtgacaagagtgaaactctgtctcaaaaaaacaacaacaacaacaacaacaacaacaacaaaaaactaagagGCATACATCACTTAGTAAACTAATGAAAGCGTATTGTGAACAACAGGGATTGTCAGTGAGGCAGATCAGATTCTGATTTGACAGGCaacaaatcaatgaaacagaCTTACCTGCACAGTTTGAAATAGAGGATGATGATACAATTGATGTGTTCCAACAGCAGATGGGAGGTGTCTACTGAGAAGGGAACCTGCTTTGTTactccagaactcttttctttTCAGACCAACATGACATTCTCAGTTAGAAAACTGCAATTTGATTCCACCACATCCAGTATagttttctctattatttaatttccccCTTCCCTATTCCTTTATTGTACATAAAGTAACTGGTAAATGTGCACAAgcatattgcatttttttaactAAACAGCCAATGGTATGTTTTGATTGACATCACATGGAGACGGGATAGGGAAAAATACTGATTCTGTGAAAATGCCCCTTTCTCCTTTAGTGGCATGCTCATTCAGCTCTTATCTTTCTATTCCAGTAAGTTATTTTGCTTTTACTGTtttaacaaaaaaacaacaaccgaAAAATCCTTGTATACCTTGTTCAATTGGAGAATTTTAACGTTTTTCATTTATCCTTGTTAAACTAAGGACGGTTTTATAACTCTTTTGTACGTAGCTGTTACATGTAGGGGAATCTGTCTTTAAGTAGGGATAAATtactctaaaacaaacaaaaaaaagtaatcttatggctgggctcagtggctcacacctgtgatcctagcagtttgggaggccaaggcaggcagatcacttgaggtcacgagttcgaaaccagcctggccaacatggtaaaactctgtctctactaaaaatacaaaaaaaaaattagctgagtgtgcctgtaatctcagctactcgggaggctgcgatgggagaatcacttgaacccgggaggcagaggttgcagtgagccaagattgggccactgcactgctacagagcaaaactctgtctcaaaaaaaaaaaaaaaaaagaatcctagatACTTTTCCCTTCACATGTCttgtttaaataaactttttgcttaaaattaaaaaaaataataattgttgtgCAAAGCAAAACGAGTATGTGGGATGTTACATGAATTTCTCTTTGGTCAGATTTATATAGAGGTGAGCCTAAGTCACAGAGAATTGCTTTTATTATGCCTGAGGAATGTATCTTAAACATGGGACATGCTGCTCAAAAATGGGCCTAACTTTGTTAGATGTTTTAAGGAAACTAAGGTTCCACATCCATGTGCCTACCTGCCAACTGGGCACACCCACACCATATCTCATAGGCACTTGCCCCAGACTGAGGTAATCTTTCTCATTAAAACTGCTCTCTTTCTAGTCTTCCCCATTTCTGTGAATTAGGTATCATCAGTTGCCAAGCTTGAAATCTGGGCATCTTCCTTGCCCCCTTTGTTTTTCTCACAACCTCCCGCatctaataaaaattaacaaggcCTCTGTCTGTCCACTCCAAGACTTTTACACAAATGTTCAAAGCAGATTCATTCATCATAGGCCAAATGTAGGAATAATCCAAGTGTTCATCAACTtgtaaatggataaatgaaatgttgtatttctatacaatagaatactattctaCAATGAACAGGAATTAACTATTGaaacatgctacaacacagatggacctcaaaaacattatgctaagtaaaggaagccaaacacaaaagattaCATATTGTGATTCAAGTTATTTGAAATATCTAGAAAAggaaaatctatagagacaaaaaggAGATCAGTGATGCCTGGGTTAGGGGTGGGAGCAGGGACTGGGCATGAGGGAATTTcgggggtgataaaaatgtcctAAACCTGGATTATAGTGACGGTTGCAAAACTCTATccatttactaaaaatcattgaattgtatactttttttaaaaaaggcattttatttgaaaaataacttagatattttatattgaatCAAACAGATTTAttatagaaagaaaagcaaagggcaTAACTGTATAAATCAAGAAAGAGATTTTGGttaggtgcagtggcacatgcctgtaatcctagcatttggagaggccaaggcgggtggatcacttgagctcaggaacttgagaccaccctgggcaatatggcaaaaccctctctctactaaaaatacaaaaattaaccgggcatggtggtgcatgcctgtggtctcagatacttgggagattgaagtgggaggatcacttgagcctgggaggtcacagtgagctgagatcatgccactgcaccccaggctgggtggcagagtgagaccctgtttcataaataaataaataataaataaatacaaaagagtTTCAAGAAAGATTAACAAGACCTATCCACTCCACCTTCTAATTTGTCTCCCTATCCTCACCTCCCTTTTAATCCCCTCTGCTATTACCCTAGTTTAGCCTATTTattgttcaacaaacatttggccacctactatgtgccagccactttCCTAGATGCTTGAGGTATAGTAAACAAACCAAGCAGACCCCtggcctcatggagcttacatgcTGGCAATAGAGGGGCCAGCATCACCTCCAGGTGTACTCCCATGACTGTGCCCTAACTGTTCTCCCTACCTCTGGCCTTGTCCCACTCCATCAGTGTCCACTACAACCATAGTGATCCTTCAAGAATGCAGAACTGATCCTGTCCCTCTGCTTAAAAACTTCCAATGGCTTCCAGTTGCCATTTGGATAAACTTCAAACTCTTAACCAGGACTTGACTATAGCTATGTATCTGGAGCCGGCCCGGCCtttgtgcccaggctgggtgtggcaACCATAGCCACTTCCTCCTTTGTGCTCTCCTCCATCCATACTGGTATCTTCCCTTTCCTGGGTCTGCCAGCCCTCTTCATTCTCTTTGCTAACCCTAGAATCCTTTTGCAATCCCTCAGTTCCAGTTTAGGGGGCCTTCCTATAGTTCCCCAGCCTACCCGACAGATTTCATCACACAGTTCCCATGGAAAAGAGATGCACAATAAAACATGTTAATAAAACACGTTAGGTGAATGAACACCCAGAAAGAAACATCGAGAGAGAGACAGGTTGAGccaatacaggttgagtatctcttatcctacatgcttgggaccagaagtgttttggatttcagatttttttttttattttgatatttttgcgTTATACGTTTACCAGCTGatcatccctaatccaaaaatccaaaatccacaGTGCTCCAGTGAaaatttcctttgagcatcacgTCAGtgttcaaaaagtttcagattttggagcagtttggatttcagatttttggattagggatactcaacctatatTGACTTTTGTTACTTATATGATACCATGGCCCCCACATTTAAGGGAAAGGATGTTTATCAGAGTTAGGAAACAGGAGCTTTATATACAATTTCCAtgaaggacacagtgagaaagaaAGTCAAGACGATTTAcccctctaaaaaaaaatgaacatagcAAGATTTTCCGGTCTAATTCTATAAATGAGATTAACAATGAAATGATATACATACAAAGTGCTAAGGTCATTTGGCTAAAAGAAACTAAGGTAatattttcagagagaaaagaaaaccagagaatACCTCTATCCCTATTGTTGGCATTGAGGATATTGCTTCAGTAGGCATATatcttaaatgttttaattaaattcttTTTACTGGAACTTACTCTGTTACTTCAAATTAgggaccaagaaaaaaaaaaaaagaataccctGTTTCTCTCTGCTCACCAGCTTCTTTTGATAAGGACAGTAAGCTCAAACTGTGTGGCAAGTTGACTTGAAACTTAGTTACTTCCCAAAGAAAAGCTACTGATATTTCACCATTTTGTAAAGgatacatgcattttttttttttttttttttttttttgacatggagtctcgctctgccacccaggctagagtgcagtggcgcgatctcagctcactgccagctctgcctcctgggttcacaccattctcctgcctcagcctcccaagtagttgggactacaggcgcctgccaccacgcccggctaattttttgtatttttagtagagacggggtttcaccttgttagccaggaaggcctcatctcctgacctcatgatccacctgcctcggcctcccaaagtgctgggattacagggtacggtggctcatgcccagccGGATACATGCATTTTAATTTGGTGAAAAAATATTACTTGCATTAAGGGGATTCTGCTTCATTGCCTTAAAAAAGTTCTCTTCCCCAGAAATTTCCAAACTAAAGGGAGCATACATCAAAACAACATTTGCTGTTTGTCACTTTGATCAAGAAATacccatttcaaaaacaaactcaaaactAGGCCAGATTTTTTGAAAAGTCCCTTCCCAAATTAAATCAGTCAATATAAACAGCTTAGCCTCCCCACTGGATAAGACAGAAAAAGTgggatggggtgagggtgggTAGGTAGCCCAGGTAATAAGTAATTGAGCTGGGTTCCTTAAGCTTCTCATTTTGCCTGTCGCCATGACTGTCTTCAACTGTTAGCTCTATGAATCTCTATCAGACACTGGGTGATTAGGGACTTAATATAGTCTTATTTGGGTCTTCAAAAGCTTCTTTTGCCATTATATATTATaccaagataatttaaaaaataatcttattgGCCAATGGTttagaaagaaagattttttttttttctgaagaagatCCACAGTTCTCCTCTCTGTTTCTGTAAAgtcttatatttttctattttttgtcctttttgtctATATAAAGAGAAAGGATATTTAAGATTAACTGCTAGGCAGCTTGCTGAGAGAAAAAAGCCAAGGGtggaggagtggggtggggtttAAATAGCAGCCAAATTGAGCAGTAGTGTATTTTCCTCTTCAGAATGAATTaggctattttcttctttttcataatCGTTCCTTACtgtgtttttgttaaaaaaatttttaattgtgatgaaaaacacataacataaaatttaccaccttCACTACTTATAAGCATGcaattcagtagtgttaagtatattcacattgtggTACAACAGATCTcctgaactttttcatcttgcaaaactgaaactctatatccattaaacaacCCCCGTGTCCCCACTttactgttgttttttaaaaatatttatttatttgttttgagacagggtttcactttgttgcctaagctagagtgcagtggtgcaatcgtagctcactgtaacattgaactcctggggtcaagtgatcctcctgcctcagactcccaagtagctaggattacaggtatgtgccaccacacccagctacttttttttcttttgtagaggcaggggtcttgctatgttgaccagtctggtctggaactcctggcctgaagcgatcctcccacctccacttcccaaagtgctaggattacaggcatgagccaccatgcccagccttactgttgtttttaaattagagTTAAAAAGTTGGACTTTTCTGATTCTGTATAATGTTTTCATCAATTCATACGTCGAGAAGTCAAAatcttaaagtatttttaatataagagATACCTGTTTTCTACGAACAGTGATCTTATATTTCTACaggttatttatcttttcttctctcctacaCATTTTCAAGTAGGTGAGAGAGGAACTCGTTTACATCCTTGAACCTTTAGCCACCTCTCTGACTCCTCATAACGTGAGGATCAAGGCTGAGTTGTCCTCTAATAGCAGGAAGCAGAATAATCCTTTTTTCCTAGATCATatgtcaaatttattttcttctctctccttctttctttctttctttctctttctttctttctttctttccttccttccttcctttctctttctttctttcttttttccttccttccttccttccttctttctttctctttctttctttttctttctttccttccttccttcctttttttttttttttgtttttgttttaacacagggtcttgctctattgcccaggctgccacaatctcagctcactgcaacctccgcctccccaggctccagcgatcctcccacctcagcctcccaagtagctgggactacaagcacacatcaccacgcccagctaatttttgcattttttgtagagccagggtttctccatgttgcccaggctggtcttgaacttctgggctcaagtgttccacccgcctcggtctcccaaagtgctgggattacaggcgtgagccaccacacccggccatgtcAAGTTTCTAGAAGCCATTTCTTACCTTCTCCCCACTCATCCTCCCCATTACCCCCACTCTTCAGCAACTGTGGCATACTTGTCTCTGGTCTTAGGGTTCATACCGGCTGCCAGGAGTCCTTCGTGGGTTGGCTCCAGTTTTCTGAAGTCTGGCAGTTAGTTAATAAGAAAACGAGGGATATAAATCATGGGCTTAGACAGTTTCCTCTGGGTATGCTTTTAGGTTCTGTCAGATTTATTCGTTCCCTTCAGACATGAATATGAACATAGACCAGAGATAAACAAGGTGGGGTGAGTGTAGGGAGTGGGAGGGAAGCTCAAAGTCCAGATGCTTATTAGCACTGGTGAAAACACACCCATTTATGAAGAGCAGGGATCTTGTGCTGGATAAGGGGACAAAAAGCAGAATTCTTAACCTGGCAACTACCATACTGACAGAAGCAGGGTTCTCACCCATTAATTCATGATATTGAAGTACCATTGGTATTTCTAAAAACAGTTTtcaaagcattattttttttGTGATCTCAGTAGTTTGAAAACTCCAAAGGAATGTTTATTGGAGATCTATTATCTACCATGCCTTGTACTAGACACTGTAGGTACCCAGATGAGTAAGAAAGATGTAGCCCCTTCCCTCAAGAATCTTACTGTCTAGTTGTCAAAATCCTGGAGTATATTATAagtagaggccaggcatgatggctgatgctcataatcccagcactttggaaggccaagatgggaggatcacttgaggccaggagttcaagaccagcctaggcaacatagaggccccatttttataaaaaatttaaagattatctGGTCAtgatgatgtgtgcctgtagtctcacttactcaggagtctgaggcagaagaatcccttaagcccagggatcccttcgaggctgcagtgagctgcgatcatgccactgtaatccagtctgggtaacagagtgagaccctgttatcAATCAATCATTAGATACGTAGTTAgaggatagatagataggtaggtaagTAGATAGATGATAGTAGAGAAGGCTGAGAGCTGATACAGGCTGAGGAACAAAGTCAGGGGACCCTAAAGTTATTCAAGGGATTAAACAggataaggaaaataaagcacTCAGCAGACTGCCTGAGACACTGGTCAATAAATGGAAGTTGTTGTCAGTAGCAAAAATAATATTCAGATAAATTAGTTCCAGGAGTAGATCTCGTTGGGAATACAGGGCATACGCATATGCTTCTCAGCAGTTTTATGACAAGTACCAAAAATTTGGTTCATAAATTCAGGGAAAAAATGGCTGGAGCAACTGAGAAAAGATCTTGGAAGAATGGGACTTACAAAAACAAAGGGGGACAAGGAGGATAGCCTAGCCTTATAACAATGAGATGATGGACATGTGTCTAGTGTTCTAGGAACATGAATTCAACCATACCTGTATGTACTATTCACCATGTGGCATCAGATGAATGAGGCAGAATCCCTGCTCCTAAAACACTTTTCATCTAGGagggaagatttttgttttaatggtaTCGATAGctttattaaagttaaaatgtGATAAAGTCTATAGTAGATGATTGAATGATGCAGTTTTGAACActtagaagagagagaagttgcTTTTAGATGAGGATCAGAGGCATTTCATTGAGAAAGGCATATATTTTGCAGGTCCTGGGAGATTGACTAGAATTTCCATAGCAGAGATTGGCGTTAAGGAAAGGATCGAAACCCAGACAAAGGAAAATGGAGGAGCGAAGCCAGGGCATGCTTGTAAAATGGTAATTATTCGACTCATTAAAGGTCGTTAGAAAAACTCTGACCCTCAgaaatccagaccatcctggttaacacggtgaaaccccgtctctaccaaaaatacgaaaaattagctgggcgtgatggccggcgcctgtagtcccagctacacgggaggctgaggcgggagaatggcgtgaacccaggaggcggagcttgcagtgagccgagatggcgccactgcactccagcctgggcgacagagtgagtctccgtctcaaaaaaaagaaaagaaaaaagaaaaactctgacCATTATCGCTTAGCCAATTAGGATGAAATCAGGCAAAGTTATGTGAAAAGGtacaatttttaaggaaaatttgaATAAATTCCCATTTACTGAGGAAAAATCATTCTGGAGACATCTGGGGCTTTGTCCATCCCCCATTAGACTTACGAGGTAAAAAGGATTTGTAAGTAGCTTGGTTtttcttagtgccctgaatgggAATAAAGTCTTTGCCTGCACAGAATGAATGTGTCCACCTTCCTTTACCTTCTAGGAGATAGCAAACTTTGTCCTCTTATTAAAATAGTTTAACCTACAGCACATCTTTGTTATCCAGGGTGGTGTGAGAGAAAAGCATGGGCTTTGGGGTTGGGCAGACTTCTCTAAGTCTTCATTCTCTCCGTTCTTTACTGTTGGACCTTGGGAAGTTACTTAAAAGCTGAGCTTcgttttctcttctataaaacagGACTGATAATACCTACCTTAAGGTATTattgtaaaaattagaaaaaaagtatataaataaccAGGCGAGGTGAACGACCAGGCGGCACAAAATACATGGTGGCTGCTTCTCTTACCAATAGACAATGGTGCAGCTCTTTGTGGGCAAGTGTGTCTGTCTGTATTGCCATGATTTTTAGTCTACCATCAAGAAATGGCAGCCAAGAGCCTGCTAGAATTTGCTCAGGACTCTGTTATCTTCTTGCCTTTGGCCAATACAAGCACATGTTGGACACCGCCCAAATGTGCTGactataagaattttaaaaatatattttttcccccAACTTATCTTCTCGTTTCTAGGCAAGAGTGCTAAAGTATGTGGCATTAATACTCACATCCGGCTTGGAGTAGAACAGTTTCCTGAACACCTACGGGGAGAAAGTTGTGCTTAAAagcaaataaactggaaagtcAAGAAAAATTTTCCTCTTGCTTGAATCTGCTTGTGaaagtctaaaataaaatgtgtgattTGAGGCAAATGAAAGAGATCCTAGAAAATTAAGTACTCTGAAGAGTTATCATGGTGGTTAGTGGCTAGAATCCCTTTTAGAAGCACGTTGTTTATAGGTTTTTAAAGAATAAGAGAGGTGAATTAGCTTTTTTAAGTCAATAATTAAAGTGAGACTGCCAAAAAAAGTAAACAGGAGCTacatttaatttctgtttttcctttgagaGCCAAGGAGGCCAGCACTTCAAGTCCAATGAAACTGCCAACTAGCTaatggaaaatttttcttttcaaacataaATATTAAGGTTTACAAGTAAAgataagggtttttttgttgacATAGAGCACTAAATAAGACTTAGCCCCTTTTAGAAAATTTGTGGACATTCAATATCATATTGTCTGGACCTCAGTAGGAGTAAATCATCAAAGGAAGTCATTTGCATTTCAGGAACCCCAATTAATTTTACCCTAGCAACTTTTCTTGCTTTTATCTCTTGAAGTTTCACTTTCATAGCACTTTGGGTTTTCTTAAAGCAGTGTATGGCAATGTTGatgacatttaaatatttatatgtagtcAAGACTTCATATACCAAAGTAGTCTTAAGAAGACAATTAAGTCAGTCGGATGGGTGTTTTGATGCTATGAATAAAACTAATCACAGGTCCTTTTTGAAAGGCCCAAAATTCTGATAAGATGCAAAGACATGAAGTGCCAAATCAatgagcaattttattttttattttattttatttttttaagacgaaATCTCgcttttgttccccaggctggagtgcaatggtgcgatcctagctcactgcaacctccacctcccaggttcaagcaattctcctgcctcagcctcccaagtagctgggattacaggtgcccgccaccatgcccgggtaatttcttgtattttcagtagagacagggtttcaccatgttggccaggctggtctcaaactcctgacctcaggtgatccgcctgccttggcctcccaaagtgctgggattacaggcatgagccaccgcacccagcctagcaatttttttaaaaagtaattttagttttgttgttgatgttttttATTGTTATGAATAAATCGTTGGTGTCTTTGATGATTCTCATGGTCAGTGAAGCTGCTCTTAGCAATAAATAAGTGATAAATTTGTAGCAATGGAAAAACATGATTCTATCAGTCATTAAAACAGATTT comes from Nomascus leucogenys isolate Asia chromosome 9, Asia_NLE_v1, whole genome shotgun sequence and encodes:
- the LOC100602080 gene encoding small ubiquitin-related modifier 2-like, whose amino-acid sequence is MAGEKPKEGVKTENNDHINLKVVGQDGSVVQFKIKRHTSLSKLMKAYCEQQGLSFEIEDDDTIDVFQQQMGGVY